The sequence below is a genomic window from Lysobacter stagni.
TCGGCACCACGCCGGCGCAGCTGAAGCGCAAGCTAGACGCGATGTATGCCGGCACCCGTCTGGGTGAGGAAGCGCAGCGTCTTGCCGCCATGGACGCCGATGCCGCGACGCTGGCGCAGTCGGACGACACCGTGCTCAAGGCCGCGGCGACGCTGCTGCCGGCGATCCTGCGCATGGAAGAAGCCAGCAAGAACAGTGCTGGTGAGCTGCTGCGCCTGCGCCCGGCCTACATGCGTGCGCTCATCGCATTCCGCAATTCGCAGGGTCGCGGCGTGTATCCGGACGCCAACTCCACGCTGCGCGTGAGCTATGGCCGCATCAGCGCGATGGACCCGCGCGATGGCGTGCACTACCGTCCGCTGACGACGGTGCAGGGCATCCTGGAGAAGCACACCGGCGAGGAGCCGTTCAACGCACCGCAGCCGCTGCGCGATGCCATCGCCAAGGGCGATTTCGGCAGCACCGCCGAACCGAGCCTCGACACGCAGACGGTGGATTTCCTCACCAATCTGGACACCACCGGCGGCAATTCGGGTTCGCCCGTTCTGGATGCGCAGGGCAAGCTCATCGGCCTGAACTTCGACAGCAACTGGGAGGCGGTGAGCGCCAGCTGGATGTTCGATCCGCGCTTCAAGCGCGCGATCCACGTCGACATGCGCTACCTGCGCTGGCTGCTGGCCAAGGTGTATCCGGCGCCGCACCTGTTGGAGGAAATGAATCTGCCGGCGGAGTAAGCGGCGATGTCCTGATGCGGCACGCACGTTGCTGTGCACCGCATCATGGATCCGGTGGCGCATCGGGCTAGACTCGACCTCTGACGTTTTTTCAATGCAGGAGTGGAGCATGCGACATACGGGGTTGGCGGCAGCCGTGTTCGGCGCCATCGCGACGATGGCGGGCATCGCCCATGCGGGCGAGGGCATGTGGGTGCCGCAGCAACTGCCGGATATCGCGGTTCCGCTGAAGAAGGCGGGGCTCAAGCTCGATCCGAAGCAGCTGGCCAACCTTACCGGGGACCCGATGGCGGCGGTCGTCTCGCTCGGTGGTTGCACGGCGAGCTTCGTCTCGCCGCAGGGGCTGGTGGTGACCAACCACCACTGTGCCTACGGCGCGATCCAGCTCAACTCCACGCCCGAAAAGAATCTGATGCGTGACGGCTTCAACGCCGCCACGCGGCCCGAGGAAGTCTCCGCCGGTCCGAACGCGCGCATCTACGCGCTCGACACCATCCAGGACGTCACGAAGCAGGTACGCGACGCCATTGCGGCCGCGCCCGATGCGCTGGGGCGCACGCGCGCGCTGGAAACGATCGAGAAGCAGCTCGTGTCCTCGTGCGAACGCGAAGGTGGATACCGCTGCCGCCTGTACAGCTTCTCCGGCGGTAACACGTATCGCCTGTTCCGCAACCTGGAGATCAAGGACGTACGCCTGGTCTACGCACCGCCGGGCAGCGTCGGCAACTACGGTGGCGAAGTCGACAACTGGACCTGGCCGCGCCACACCGGCGACTTCTCGTTCTACCGCGCTTACGTCGGCAAGGACGGAAAGCCCGCCGCGTACTCTCCCGACAACGTGCCTTATCAGCCGAAACACTGGCTGAAGGTCGCCGACAAGCCGCTGTTCGCGGGCGACTTCGTGATGGTGGCCGGTTACCCCGGCCGCACCGCGCGCTATTCGTTGGCGGAAGAGTTCGATGAAACCGCCCAATGGTCGTATCCGACCGTCGGTGCGCATTACAAGAAGCTGGTCGCGCTGGTGCAGGCCGAAGGCCGCAAGGACCCCGACATCGCGGTGAAGTACGCCAGCACGGTACGTGGCTGGCAGAACGTGATGAAGAACTACGACGGTCAGCTGGAAGGCTTCAAGCGCATCAACGCCGCCGCGACCAAGCACGCCGAGGAAACCGCGGTGCTCGACTGGCTGCGCGCGCAGGGCGGAAAGGGCGATGAAGCGCTGGCTGCGCACGCGAAGCTCGTTTCGCTGGACGAGGCCGCACGCATCCATCGCGAACGCGACCTGGTGTTCGGTCAGCTGCGCAGCACCGGCGTACTCGGTGCGGCCACGCAGCTGTATCGCCTGTCGGTCGAGCGCGCCAAGCCGGATGCGGAACGCGAGCAGGGTTACCAGGAACGCGATCTTCCGACCATCGAAGGCGCGATGCGCCAGATGGAACGCCGCTATGTGCCGGCGATGGATCGCGAACTGCAGGCCTACTGGCTGCGCGAGTACGTGAAGCTGCCCGACGCACAGCGCGTGCCAGCCGTGGACAAGTGGCTGGGCGGCAACGACGAGAAGGCCATCAATGCCGCGCTCGACAAGTTGTCGAAGACCCGGCTGGGCAGCACGGATCAGCGCCTGTCGCTGATGAAGGCCGACCGTGCCTCGTTCGAGAAGAGCAAGGACCCGGCCGTGCAGTTCGCGGTGGCGATCATGCCGACCGTGCTGCAGCTGGAACAGGAAGGCAAGGCGCGCGCCGGCGATGCACTGCTCGCGCGTCCGCTGTATCTGCAGGCCGTGGCCGATTACAAGAAGAGCAAGGGCCAGTTCGTCTATCCCGATGCCAACTCCTCACTGCGCATCACCTTCGGCAACGTGATGGGCTACACCAGGACCGATGGCAGCAAGCAGGTTCCGTTCACGCGTCTGGAGGAAGTCGCAGCGAAGGCGACTGGACAGGATCCGTTCAACGCACCCAAGGTCCTGCTGGACGCGATCGCCGCGAAGAACTACGGCGGCCTGGCGGACAAGAAACTCAAGACGGTCCCGGTGAATTTCCTGTCGGACCTGGACATCACCGGCGGCAATTCCGGTTCGCCCGTGCTCGACGCGCACGGCAAGCTGGTCGGCCTGGCATTCGATGGAAACTGGGAATCGGTGAGCAGCAACTGGGTGTTCGACCCGGCGATGACGCGCATGATCGCGGTCGACCAGCGCTACATGCGCTGGATCATGCAGGAGGTCTACCCGGCGCCGCAGCTGCTGCAGGAACTTGGCGTTCCCGAGAAGAAGTGAACGTCGTGGCCTGCCTTCCCTGACGGTGGAGGCAGGCCTGTGACCGCCTTGACGAGCACGCGTCCGAAAGGCGCGTGCCGTGAACTCGACTGACGCGTTCGGGCGTTCCCGCCCGCCCAGCGAACCGCCAGCGTCGGCAAAGCGTCCGATTCCGATCCACCCGCGAACCCGGTAGACTCCGCCGATTCCTGCGACGGCGGTCACATGTCGCTGCGGGTTGGGGAACAACCCCGTCGCCACGCGAACGCGCATCGGCACACGGGTCAGGGGATACATCCGGAAGTAATCCAGTGGGCAGGCCGGGCGGGCTGCCCGCGGTCGTGCGCGCGTCGCCGGCCGGGTCGCGGTTTTCAGGGGGAATACATGGCAGGGAAGAACATCGGGCGCGCATTCGGCGCGCGCGTGCTGTCGCGGTTGCGCGACGGAGCAGGGTCTTTGGCATTGCTGCTGGCGCTGGTCGCGGGTTCGGCGCTGGCCGATGCGCAGGCGGCAGTCTTCAGCGAGACGTTCACGGCGCAGCCGCCGGGGTTGCCGACCGCGCCAACCCCCGGCGTCACCAGTTTCAGCATGATGCTGGGTGGCCAACCCTTCACGTACTCGATCGTCGGACCCTCCGCGGACCTGTCCTGGGATCCGTCGAGCTATCCGGGCGACCCGGGCGTCAACATCAACAGCGGGGGGGCGGCCACGCTCACCATCGCGCGTTCCGACGCTGCCAATTTCCGCATCGATGGCATGACGGTCGACGTCTCGCCCGCGGCGCCTTCGGTGGTGATGCTGCAGGGCTACCTCGACGGGGCGCCGGTCGGACCGGGGGCCACGATCATGCCGGGCGTGCGAACCCATGTGGGTCTGGGCATGGTCGTCGACGAGGTGCGCCTCACCTCGGACGAGTTCGTGTTAACGCTGATCGACAACATCAGCGGCGACAGCGCGGTCGACCTGACCGCGCCGTCGGTGACATCGATCAGCAGCAGTACGCCCAACGGCACGTACAAGGTCGGCGACGTCGTACCGGTCCAGGTCAATCTCAGCGAAGCGGTTTTCGTGATCGGCACGCCGCAGCTGACGCTGGAAACGGGCGCCACCGATCGTGTCGTCAATTACGTGAGCGGCTCGGGAACCAGCACGCTGACCTTCATCTACACCGTGCAGGCAGGCGACCAGAGCTTCGATCTGGACTACACGAACACAACGGCGCTTGCGCTCAATGGGAGCACCATCCGCGATGCCGCCAACAACAACGCCACGCTGACGCTGGCATTGCCGGGTACCTTCGGTTCGCTGGGCGCCGACAAGAACATCGTGATCGACGGCGTCGTGCCGACGGTCAGCACCGTCAGTTCGTCCACCGCGAACGGAAGCTACAAGATCGGCGACGTCATTTCGGTGACGGTCGCGCTCTCCGAATCCGTTGTCGTCACCGGCACGCCGCAGCTCACGCTCGAGACCGGGGCCATCGACCGCGTGGTCAACTACGTGAGCGGTTCGGGCACCGGTACGCTGACCTTCAACTACACCGTGCAGGCAGGCGACCAGAGCGCCGACCTGGACTACACGGGCACCACCGCGCTGGCGCTCAACGGCGGCACCATCCGTGATGCCGTCGGCAACAACGCCACACTGACGCTGGCCTCGCCGGGTGCCGCCGGCTCGCTGGGCGCCAACAAGGCCATCGTCGCCGACGGTGTCGCCCCGGCGGTGAGCAGCATCGTCGTCAGCGGTTCGCCGGCCGCCACGGCCACGACGATGGCGTTCACGGTGACGTTCGGCGAAACCGTGAGCAACGTGTCCACCGATGACTTCACCCTGGTCGGGTCGGGAAGCGCGTCGGGCACCATCGCCAGCGTGTCCGCGTCCAGCGGCAGCACGGTCGATGTCCAGGTCAGTGGTATCCAGGGCACCGGCACGCTCAAGCTCAACCTCAACGGCGGCACCAACGTCATCGACGTCGTCGGCAACGCGGCGCCGGCGTACACCAGCGGGTCCACGCACACCGTGGCGATTCCCACCGCGCCGGACGCACCGACGATCGGCGCCGCGACCCCGAACAATGGCCAGGTGTCGGTGGCGTTCACCGCGCCGGTCAACAACGGCGGTTCGGCGATCACCGTCTACACGGTCACGTCCAGCCCCGGCGGCCTGACCGCCTCGGGTGCATCGTCGCCGATCGTGGTGACCGGCCTGACCAACGGCCAGAGCTACACCTTCACCGTTACCGCGACCAATGCGATCGGCACCAGCGTCGCTTCGAGCGCCACCGCAGCGGTCACGCCGAAGACCAGCCAGACGATCGCTTTCGCCAACCCCGGCGCGCAGAACTTCGGCGCCACGCCGACGCTGA
It includes:
- a CDS encoding S46 family peptidase — protein: MRHTGLAAAVFGAIATMAGIAHAGEGMWVPQQLPDIAVPLKKAGLKLDPKQLANLTGDPMAAVVSLGGCTASFVSPQGLVVTNHHCAYGAIQLNSTPEKNLMRDGFNAATRPEEVSAGPNARIYALDTIQDVTKQVRDAIAAAPDALGRTRALETIEKQLVSSCEREGGYRCRLYSFSGGNTYRLFRNLEIKDVRLVYAPPGSVGNYGGEVDNWTWPRHTGDFSFYRAYVGKDGKPAAYSPDNVPYQPKHWLKVADKPLFAGDFVMVAGYPGRTARYSLAEEFDETAQWSYPTVGAHYKKLVALVQAEGRKDPDIAVKYASTVRGWQNVMKNYDGQLEGFKRINAAATKHAEETAVLDWLRAQGGKGDEALAAHAKLVSLDEAARIHRERDLVFGQLRSTGVLGAATQLYRLSVERAKPDAEREQGYQERDLPTIEGAMRQMERRYVPAMDRELQAYWLREYVKLPDAQRVPAVDKWLGGNDEKAINAALDKLSKTRLGSTDQRLSLMKADRASFEKSKDPAVQFAVAIMPTVLQLEQEGKARAGDALLARPLYLQAVADYKKSKGQFVYPDANSSLRITFGNVMGYTRTDGSKQVPFTRLEEVAAKATGQDPFNAPKVLLDAIAAKNYGGLADKKLKTVPVNFLSDLDITGGNSGSPVLDAHGKLVGLAFDGNWESVSSNWVFDPAMTRMIAVDQRYMRWIMQEVYPAPQLLQELGVPEKK